A DNA window from Pleurodeles waltl isolate 20211129_DDA chromosome 12, aPleWal1.hap1.20221129, whole genome shotgun sequence contains the following coding sequences:
- the LOC138267897 gene encoding spindlin-1-like isoform X1: MNMCHVCRVNYFKLVMAPRKLRNRSTEDPEDVVGGLQMSSLIGERVQHGWQESNGKISRWKGLVLDQLEVKPGLYLVIYDGFDSVYGIELFTDKRVKKLKIIPRKPFHSTPEEESKAEELVGKAVEHVFEKDDGNKVQWRGMVLCRAPIMSTWHYITYEKDPILYMYHLLDDYKEGDLRIRSDQENKPLLPPDQGFSEEEDSFVGKPVEYVNEKGVKKTGTFIYQVPAKSTVYFIKFNDDFHIYVYDLVKTF, from the exons CAGAGTGAATTACTTCAAGTTGGTCATGGCTCCACGAAAGTTAAG GAATCGCAGCACTGAGGATCCGGAGGATGTCGTTGGGGGCCTGCAGATGTCCAGCCTCATTGGGGAGAGAGTACAACACGGCTGGCAGGAAAGCAATGGAAAAATCAGTCGGTGGAAAGGCTTGGTGCTGGATCAGTTGGAAGTCAAGCCCGGCCTGTACTTGGTGATCTACGATGGCTTTGACTCTGTTTACGGGATTGAGCTCTTTACGGACAAGCGGGTGAAGAAACTGAAGATCATCCCTAGGAAACCCT TTCACTCCACCCCAGAGGAGGAAAGCAAAGCAGAAGAGCTGgttgggaaggcagtggagcacgtCTTCGAGAAGGATGATGGAAATAAAGTCCAGTGGCGCGGGATGGTGCTCTGCCGTGCACCGATCATGAGCACCTGGCACTACATCACCTACGAGAAGGATCCCATCCTATACATGTACCACCTACTCGACGATTACAAGGAAGGTGACCTGCGTATCCGGTCAGACCAAG aaAACAAGCCTCTGCTGCCGCCAGACCAGGGGTTTTCGGAGGAAGAGGACAGCTTCGTTGGCAAGCCAGTGGAGTACGTCAACGAGAAAGGAGTGAAGAAGACTGGAACGTTTATCTACCAGGTCCCAGCCAAGTCCACTGTGTACTTCATCAAATTCAATGATGACTTTCACATCTATGTCTATGACCTGGTCAAAACCTTCTAA
- the LOC138267897 gene encoding spindlin-1-like isoform X2 — translation MAPRKLRNRSTEDPEDVVGGLQMSSLIGERVQHGWQESNGKISRWKGLVLDQLEVKPGLYLVIYDGFDSVYGIELFTDKRVKKLKIIPRKPFHSTPEEESKAEELVGKAVEHVFEKDDGNKVQWRGMVLCRAPIMSTWHYITYEKDPILYMYHLLDDYKEGDLRIRSDQENKPLLPPDQGFSEEEDSFVGKPVEYVNEKGVKKTGTFIYQVPAKSTVYFIKFNDDFHIYVYDLVKTF, via the exons ATGGCTCCACGAAAGTTAAG GAATCGCAGCACTGAGGATCCGGAGGATGTCGTTGGGGGCCTGCAGATGTCCAGCCTCATTGGGGAGAGAGTACAACACGGCTGGCAGGAAAGCAATGGAAAAATCAGTCGGTGGAAAGGCTTGGTGCTGGATCAGTTGGAAGTCAAGCCCGGCCTGTACTTGGTGATCTACGATGGCTTTGACTCTGTTTACGGGATTGAGCTCTTTACGGACAAGCGGGTGAAGAAACTGAAGATCATCCCTAGGAAACCCT TTCACTCCACCCCAGAGGAGGAAAGCAAAGCAGAAGAGCTGgttgggaaggcagtggagcacgtCTTCGAGAAGGATGATGGAAATAAAGTCCAGTGGCGCGGGATGGTGCTCTGCCGTGCACCGATCATGAGCACCTGGCACTACATCACCTACGAGAAGGATCCCATCCTATACATGTACCACCTACTCGACGATTACAAGGAAGGTGACCTGCGTATCCGGTCAGACCAAG aaAACAAGCCTCTGCTGCCGCCAGACCAGGGGTTTTCGGAGGAAGAGGACAGCTTCGTTGGCAAGCCAGTGGAGTACGTCAACGAGAAAGGAGTGAAGAAGACTGGAACGTTTATCTACCAGGTCCCAGCCAAGTCCACTGTGTACTTCATCAAATTCAATGATGACTTTCACATCTATGTCTATGACCTGGTCAAAACCTTCTAA